The Fibrobacter sp. region CGGGGCTGTTGACGCTTCGCGGTAAGGCAATCATTGAAAAGGCTGACGTTGTAGTCTATGACCGTCTTGTTTCACCTGCGATTCTCGGGTTTTGCAATCCGAATGCGAAGATGGTGGATGTGGGCAAGATGCCAACGCACCACAAAGTAAAGCAATCCGAAATCAACAAGTTGCTGGTTCAGTTCGCTGTCGAAATGCCCGGCGCGACTATCGCGCGCCTCAAGGGCGGTGACCCGTTTGTATTCGGGCGCGGCGGCGAAGAGGCTCTGGAACTCGTTTCTGCCGGCATCGAATTCGAGGTGGTTCCGGGTATAACGTCTGCTATTTCCGTTCCTGCGTATGCGGGCATTCCCGTAAGCCACCGCGGGATTGCGACGAGCTTTCATATCATCACCGGCCATGAGCGTGCGGAATCCAACGGCGAACTGTCCCTCGATTTCGAAGCGCTTGCGAAGTGCCCCGGCACGCTCATCTTCTTGATGGGTATCGCCAATATGGATTTTATCGCCCGTCGCCTTATGGAATGCGGCAAGGATCCGAAAACGCCGCTTGCCTTTATCGAGAAGGGAACGACGCCTTACCAGCGCACCGTCATGGCGACGCTCGAAACGGCGGGGGAGACCATTGCCCGCGAAAACGTGACGGCGCCCGCGATTACGATTATGGGCGGTGTCGTGGAACTCGGCAAGACCCTCGCCTGGAAAAAGAACTTGCCGCTTTCGGGCAAACGCCTGGTCGTGACCCGCGCGGCAAAGCAGTCGAGCGGGATTACCGCAAAGCTTACTGCTTTCGGTGCCGAAGTCATCGAAACCCCGATGATCGAAACGCGAACTTTGGAATGTCCTATGGTTGTGAGTCATTCTGAGCGGAGTGCCGCGGAGTCGAAGGATCTAGACCTACGGGGCCTTGTCCCATCCATGGACTCTATCGGCACAAAGTGCCTCCAGAGTGACAGAATTCAGGTGGTTTTTGAAGACCTCAAGAACTTCGACCTGCTCGCCTTCACGAGCGTGAACGGTGTGGAAAGTTTCTTCAAGCAGCTGATGGCTGCGGGCCTTGACGTTCGCGTCCTTGCCGGCAAGAAGATTGCCTGCGTGGGGAAGATTACCGAAAAGACGTTGCTCGAACGCGGAATTCGCTGTGATTACGTGCCCGAAGTGCATACGGGTGCTGGCCTTGGCAAGCTCCTTCGGAGTGTTGTTGATGCAAATGGTGTCGTCCTGAGCGAGCGCAGCGAGTCGAAGGATCTATTGGAAGAATCCCGCATTCTGCTTTTGCAGGGCAACCTCGCCGACGATACGCTGGTCGAAATGCTCCCGCAGGCGACCCGCTGGGTTGTCTACGAGACGCTTCCGGTCAAGGAACTTCCCGAATGGAAGCGCGAGGCCGTGGCTTCTGCCGACGCAGTCGTGTTTGCGAGTTCCAGCGCCGTCGATAATTTTGTCAAGGCGCTTCCCGGCAGTGATATGGCTCCCGAATCAGCGGCAATGCCTCGCTTTGCGTTCTGCATCGGCCCGATGACGGAAGCGACTGCCCGAAAGAACGGTTTTGAAACGGTCTCTTCCGACGAAACGACTGTCGATTCTCTCGTCAAGAAAATTGCGGAGTACTACGCCCGATGAAAGCTGTATTGATTATTGCGCACCATTGCATTTTGCCCGGAGCCTACAAGGGCTTCGAAGAAATCTTGGACAAGCTGCATCATGACCTGCCTGGAACGCGTGTGGCGAGTACGAGCCTCCTGGATTTGGAAAACGATCTGCGCACGCTTTTGCGCGAAGATGTGGAATCGGTGACGCTCTTGCCGTACCTGCTGTTGAATGGCCAGCATTCAAAGAACGATGTGCCGCGCGTGGTCGCAAAATTGCAGGCTGAATTCCCGCAGATTCCGATTACCTTGTTGCCTTGCCTTGGCGATTGGAAAGAATTCGCCGATATGGTCGTGCGCGGCTTGCGCACCGCCCAGAATGATGCTGCACATTGTGCTTCGCATTCTTCATCGCACGCATCTCATTCCGCACTTCGTACTTCAAATCTTCTCTCCGTGGAACTCAACCTCGATGGTCGCAACGTGCTCGTGGTAGGCGGGGGCCGCATTGCGCTTCGCAAGGTCAAGACGCTTTTGCCCACGGGGGCGCGCATAACCGTAGTCGCGCCGCAGATTGATCCGGAATTGGTTTCTCTAGCCTCGACAAATGCATCTCTGACATTGAATACCCGCTCGTATGACCCGCAGGACCTTCGCGGGATTTCCTTGGTGTTCATCTGCACGGACAAGCCCGCAGTGAACGCGCAGGTGAGCAACGACGCTCGTGCCCGCCGTATTCTGGTGAACAACGCCTGCGATTACCAGGACGGTGACTTCATCGTGCCCGCCCGTATGGACTTTGGCGAAAATATCGCCGTTACGGTATCGACGCAGGGCCGTGCGCCTTCGCTGGCCAAAAAGCTCAAGCAGCACATCCAGGAAACCTGGCGCGAAGACCTGGAAAAAATCGAACGCGAATTTAAATAGCGTTTTGCGATTTTTGAATGAATAAAAAAAACGGCAGCGAAATGCTGCCGCTTTAATTTTTAAGAGCGTTTCCCTTACATCTGCCTGATGGGGAAGAGACCGAGCAGGTCGAGCACGTTCTCGAGCACAATCTGCGTGGCCTGCACCAGGAAGAGCCTGGACTTTTCTTCGGCGGAACCGAGCACGCGGTCTTCGTGGATGAACTTGTGCGCAGCTTCTGCGATTTCGAGCGCATACTGGGCGAGAACGCTCGGTTCGTCAGCGGCCACGGCATCTAGAATCTTCTTGCCCTTCTTGGCGAGCAGGTTGATAAGGCTGTATGCGGCGTCATCGCCAAGTTGAGCCATGTCCACGTCGGCGATGCTCACGGTGTAGCCGGCCTTGCGCATGATGCTGCAGAGGCGCACATGGGCGTTCTGCACATACGGACCGGTATCGCCTTCGAAGCTCATCACGGCATCCCAGTCGAAACGCACATCCTTCAGGCGGCTGTTCTTCAAGTCGTTGAAGGTGAGGGCGCTGATACCGATTTGGCGCGCGATGAGTTCCTTGTTTTCGAGTTCCGGATTCTTCTCATCGATGAATTCGAGAATCTTCTTCTGGGCGGCCTCGATCACGTCGCGAAGCAGGCTTGCGGTACCCGTGCGGGTCTTGCCCTTTTCCCACTTGCCGTCGACCAGCTGCAGAATCACGCCGAACGGAATGTGGTACATGTCCTTGTACCATTCGCGTCCCATCTTCTTGAGCACGTGGAACACCTGCTTGAAGTGGAGCGCTTGGCCAAGGTCCACCACGTAGAGGCACTTGTCGAAATTGTATTCCTTCTTGCGGTAGCAGGCGGCGGCGAGGTCGCGGGTCGCATAGAGGGTAGAACCGTCGCTCTTGCGGATAAGGCAGGGGTTCAGGTCGAACTCATCGAGCATCACCACGTCCAAATCCTGGCTTTTGACCATCAGGTTCTTTTCGCGGAGTTCGTCGAGGATGGCCGGAATCTTGTCTTCGAAGAAGGATTCGCCGGTGTAGTGGTCGAAGCCCACGCCCATCATGTCGTAGATGCGCATGAGTTCCTTGAGCGTTGCCGCGCGGAAGGCGATCCAAAGCTTGCGGTAGAATTCGTCGCCCTGTTCGAGCTTGGTGAACGCGGCGCGCGCTTCGTCTTCGAGGCCGGGTTCTTCCTTGGATGCCTTGGAGAATGCGGCGTAAAGGATGTTGAGTTCCTTGACGGTGAGGCTATCGAGCGTGGCGTCGTCTGTCGGGCGGTTTTCGCGCAGGTACATCACGATGAGCTTGCCGAAAGCGGTACCCCAGTCGCCGAGGTGGTTGATGCGTTCCACCTTGTAGCCGGCGGCCTTGTAGATGCGGGAAAGCGAGTTTCCGATCATCGTAGAGCGCAGGTGGTGGAAGGCGAGTTCCTTGCCGATGTTCGGGGAGCTGAAGTCGATGCAGACGACCTTCCCGTTCGGGGCGGCGTGACCGTATTCGAGGCCCTTCGCGGCGATTTCTTCAAGCGTCGACTTCGCGAGGAATCCGCGGTCGATGAAGAAGTTCAGGTAGCCGTTTACGGCTTCCACCTTCGAAAGGCCGGCGGGGAGCTTCACCTGGGCGGCGAGGTCCTCGGCGATCATCTTCGGGGCCTTGCGCATTACCTTCGCGAGCGAGAAGCAGGGAATGGTGAAGTTTCCGTGGCTGGTGTCAGGCGGCACGGAGATAAGTTTCAAAGCGGCTTCCTTCTCGAAGGAACCGGTGGCGGCGAGCGCCTCTGCGATTTCTTGCTCAAACGAGTTCATCTTCACTGCTCTTCTTCTTGGAGGTCTTCTTCACAAAGTCGTTTTCTTCGAGTTCCACGATCTTGCCGTCGGCGTACAGGCGGTCAAGAGAAATCTCGTTACGCTTTTCTTCTTCGAACAGGTGCACCATCAGGTCGAGGCCCGCGTCGAACACGGCCCAGCGCACGCCTTCCTTGTATTCCACGCCCACGGAGGGGAGCTTGTTCGCCTTGAATTCCTTGCGCAGTTCGTTGAGGATAGCCTGCATCTGGGCTTCGCTCTCGCAGGTGGCCACGAGGAAGAAGTCCGTAACGTCTTTGATGCCGCGCAGGTCAATCAACTGCACGTTCTGGGCGCGCAGTTCAAACAGAATGCTTGCGCCGATGGTTACGGACTCAGGCAGGTCTTGCTTCTTAATCGTCATTTGTTTCTCCCTGTTCGGGTTCTATTATTTGTTTAAAATCCTTGCCGATATATACGGCCGCATCTACGTACGAACGCTTGCTTACCACGGTGAGGACGTTTTTTGTCTGTAGCGTCTTGGCCAGCGCCTGTGCGCCTTCCCATTCTGGGTTGCGGAGCACCACGATGGTCTCGTCGTAGTTTTGCAGAACGTCATTGCGGAAACTCACCACGTCAAAACCGTTCTTGCGGAGGAACGACCTCATTTTTGCTGCAGCGCCCGGTTCCCCGCAGCTGTTCAGCACTTCGACATCGCCCTTGTACGAACGCACGATCTGTTCCGTCGGCGCCTTTTTTTCATCTTCACAGCCCTGCAAAAGGGATGCCGCGCATACGGCTCCTGCGAGGAAGGTGTAATGGACTGCCTTGGCGAATTTCCTGTACATTTTCTATCGCCAAATTTAGAAAAAAATTTTACCTGCACCAGAAGGATTCGTGCCACGGCGAGCACGGACCATACAGACGGTGCGGGCCGTATGCCTTCAGCGCATCCTTTTCGTTTACGAGAAGGAGCCTCAGGTAGCTGTTCTCGGTCGGCTTGTATTCCAGGGCCAGGGCGGGAAGCACGAACTGCGGGCGGCCTTGCCGCGCATCTTCCTTGCTGAACGGGCCCCCGGTAAACGTGGAACGGAGCGGCATCCACACGCCCAGATCCGCATAGAGGTGCAGGTCGGGGGTGAATTCGTAGGCGACGTGGGCGAGGAAGCTGTTCTGGGTTATGCTCCCGAACGGGGTCGAAAGGAAACTCAACGAATACGAGTAGGCGACTTTCAGGGCCGGGTCGAATGTATCGTGCCGTACCAAGCGGCTCGGGTCGAACCTGTCGTTGTTCCAAGGGATTCCGTCGTCGGGAGCGGGATTTTCGCTTGCGGTACCAATAGAATCAGCCTTTGCGGGGCTTTCCGCAAAGGCTAATGCTGTCGTTAGGGTTATGAGGAACAGCAAGAACCGCATGCTATGAATATAGCAATTTGATTCTCGCTGGCATCAACGTTATTTCTTGCCGGAATCTTGCGGGGTATCGGACTTGGCTACACCCGCGAGCCTGGCGCCGAACATGGAGCCGAGTACCGTGCGGAGGTCAATCCCGAGGGAATCCGTGAGCCCGTTCGTGACCTGCGTGAGCGTCTTGGTGATATCGCCGGTGAGTTTGGCGGTATTACCTTCGCCGTACATGGTAATATTCCCGATCTTTTCCATGGGCTTTGCGATGGCGGCGGCGATGCTCGGCATCTGCTCGAAGTACTTTTCGATGGTCTTCAGTTGCATTTCCTGGCGGGCAGCGTCTCCATAGAGCTTCATGGCTTCGGCCTTCTTGTTGAGCGCTTCAGCTTCGGCAAGACCCTGCGCCTTGATGGCCTCAGCTTCGGCAAGGCCCTTCGCCTTTGTGGCTTCAGCTTCTGCCATGGCCTTCGCCTTGGTGGCTTCGGCTTCGGCGAATGCCTTTTCCTTTTCGGCGTCGGCTATCTGCTTGATGGCCTTGGCGCGCTGTTCTTCCTTGTAGCGGGCGGCTTCTGCGTCCTTCTGTTGCTGGAAGAGTTCCGCTTCGGAACGCTGGATTTGTGCCTGGCGGTCGGCTTCGGCCTTCTTTTCGATCTGGGCCTGGAGTTCCTTCTCGGTCACCGCGACCATGCGTTCACGGATTTCGATTTCCTTTTCCTGCTTGGCGACTTCGGCTTCGGCCTGCGCCACGTTGATGGCCTTTTGCTGGGTCTGCTTCTGGATTTCGTAGGCCGCGTCGGCGATAGCCTTTTCGGTATCCGAAATCTTTTGCAGGTTGGCCTTTTTCACGGCGAGATCGTTCTGCTTCTGCGCAATTTCGAGTTCTGCGGCGACTGCGGCGTCGTTCGCATCCTTCTTGGCCTGGGACTGTGCCACGCTGATATCTCTTTCGGCGTTAGCCTTGGAAATGGCGGCCGCCTTGCGGATGGCAGAAGTCTTGTCGACACCGAGGTTCTCGATGACGCCGTTTGCATCTTCGAAGTTCTGGATGTTGAACGTCTGCACCACGATACCGAGCTTTTCGAGGTCGGGAATGGCGTTTTCGAGCACGAGTTCAGAAACCTGCTTGCGGTCGCCCACGAGATCCACGAGCTGCATGCGACCGACGATTTCACGCATGTTACCTTCGAGAATGTCGACAATCATGGCGCGGATGTCTTCGGGCTTCTTGTTCAAGAAGTTCTGGGCCGAAGACTTCAGGCGATCCGGATTGTCCGAAATCTTGGCCGTCACCACGGCGTCAACGGAAACGTTGATGTAGTCCTTTGTGGGGACCGGGCTTCCCGTCTTTACGTCGATCTGGATGAGCTGTAGCGAAAGGTGGTCCGCACGTTCAAAGAACGGAATCCTGAGACCCGCGCGGCCGATAATGACTTTCGGCAATTTGCGTAAGCCGGAAACGATGATGGCTTCGTCCGGAGCCGCCTTGATGTACGACATCACGAAAATCATTGCGAGAAAAACAACCGCACAGACTGCGATTGTGACGATGATGCTAGTTTGCATGAATTAATGCCTCCTTATTAGGTCTTTCATAATATACAACAAAAAGCCTGCCAGGAAATGACAGGCAGAAATTTTTTCGATAAAATGCGCAAAAAGAGCGACTGGTTACACGATTTCGTTTTTCGCGTTCACGTGGACCACGGTGGGCTTCCACGATTTCGCTTCTGCTTCGCTCATGGTGGCATAAGCAACGATGATTACGAGGTCACCGGGCTGCACCAGGCGGGCTGCCGCACCGTTCAGGCAAATGACGCCGGAACCTGCGGGGCCTTCGATAACATAAGTGTCGAGACGGTTGCCGTTGTTCACGTCGAGCACGCCGACTTTTTCGAAGGGGAGGATGTTGGCTGCATCCATCAGATCGCGCGCAATCGTAATCGAGCCTTCATAATTGAGGTTCGCGTCTGTAACGGTCGCACGATGAATTTTTGATTTTAAGAGTTCAAGCTGCATGGCGCTTGTCTAGAACTTGACTTGGAATGCACCGAGCACGCCCTTGTCGGGAGTGGGGAGAATTCCGAAGCTGAAGCGGTTTGCATCCGGGTTGCTGTCCCACTGCGTACCGAAGAATGCATCGGCGAACGACCAGATATGGGCTGCTGCAACACCGATAAGTCCGTACCACCAGGCATTGTTTCCGTCGGCGGCGAGGTAAATCGTGACGCCTGCGCTCACACCCCAAAGGACATCCATCCAGATGGCCTTAACGGTGCGGTCGAATTTCCACTGATAGAAACTCGGAAGGAGAAGGGAAACGTATGCATAACCCTGGTTGCCGGAGTGGTTTCTGTAAGAACGGTCGATATCGGCATCTTCAAGACCCTGCGAACGCTGGGCGAGCCAGTTTTCTTCGCTGACTCCGAGCTTGCTCCAAGGCTTCTGAAGGTATTCGGAAATACGGACGCCGAGTTCCACGAGTCGCGTAAGCTTGTCGCGGGAAATGCCCTCCTCCTTCGCCTGCTGGAATTCCCACTGGGTCAGCCCGAGATCTTCGTAGCGGAAACCTTCCCACTGGTCCCCCGAAGCGGTAGCTTCGCCAATGGATTCGTTTTCCCCTGTGGATTCAGATTCGTTGGAGGATTCATCGTCCCCATACGAGTAAGTTTGCTCGCTAGAATCGTCACCGGACGGTTCATCATCGAACTGCGCGAAAGACATCGTGCCGATAAGGAACACTGCTAATACTATTTTGGTCCAAAGAGACATTGGGTACCGACTCCTATCCTATAATGCCGGGGGAGGGAATCGAACCCTCACACTCTCGCGAGTACCGGATTTTGAGTCCGGCGCGTCTACCAATTTCACCACCCCGGCTTGGGGTAACACAAATATAGAACAATTTTCGCTTTTTTGTAGGGAGAATTGGGCGAAAATGGCTTATTTAGACGATTTTTTTAGGATGGCTCGAAATTCTACGTTGAGCGGCGCGAGTTTCTGCGCTCCGTAGTCGGTGGCCTTTTCCTTTGTCTCGAATTTTCCTGTCTGGACGAGGAATAGCGTTTTCGTTTCGCCCTGGCGTTCTTCGATGGAACCCTTGATGCCTTGCTTCTTGAGGTTGTTTACAAGGAGTTCCGCGTTGCTCCTCACGCCGAATGCGCCGAGCTGCAGGATCCAGTATTCCTGGTTGTCTTTCGAGTTTTCTGTTTTTGCAGGTTGGACCGCCGGTGCCGGTGCAGCGGGTTTTGTCGCCGCCGCGGTTGCCTGCACGGGTGCTTCGTCCGATTTTTTCGCTTCCTGAGCCGTATTTGCCTCAGGTTCCGGAACGGATTGTACCGCTTTTTCTGCGGGTGCGGAGGGCTGTTGGGCGGGTTCGACCTGCGGCGGGGGTTCGTCTAAACGCTTGCAGGTTTCGTCGAGTGTTGCGTTCTTGACTTTGGACTGAACGACTGCGCAGACTTTCTTCAGGACGACTGCCTGGTGCGGCTGGGACGTCTCGATGGCGTGTATCAGCGCTTCGGCCGCCTTCTCGTTGCGGCCCATGTACAGCTGGAACTGCGCTTTGGTCATCATCAGGTCGGCGTAAACCGCCTTCTGGGGATTCGTCTTGTTGATGAGGCTGTCGAGACGCTTGCCCGCCTTGCTGAATTCCTTTGCGGCCCCGATTTGCGAGAGCGCGAGTACGTTCCACAGGTAGCATTCCGCCCGCACGGAATCAGGTTCCTTGGGGCATGCGGCCTCGTATGCCGCGGCGGCTTCTTTCCAGTTGCCGGCGACGTAGGCCTTTTGGGCCTTGGCCATCAGGTTTGCCGATTCCGTATCTGCGGGTGCGGATTGCGGAGCGGGCGTTGAGGACTGAGCGAATAAGTTTGTGCAGAAAAAAACGGATAAAATAACCGCAGCTGCACGGGCGTTCATGAACATTGTTTTTAAACCATCGTTCCTCATATCTTATCCCACGTTCCTACATCTAGACCAGTTTTCCTCTAATCGTCCAACCCCTGATATCATCCAATTTAACTTTCACGTAGTCGCCCGGCTTCACGATCTGACCTTCTTCGGGCTTGAAAACCACCTTCTTGAAGTTGTCGGTGCGGCCGCGCAGTTCCGTCTCGTCGCGCACGGAGTTCTTTTCGACCAGCAGTTCCTCGGTGCGGCCGAGCATCATCTGGTTACGCTTGAGCGTGATGGCGTTCTGCAGTTCCACGAGGCGCGTGTGGCGCTCGTTCTTTTCCTGTTCGGTGAGCGTTTCGGCTTCCTTGTACGATTCCGTGCCCTTGCGCGGGCTGTAGATGAACATGAACGCCGAGTCGAACTGGCAGGTTTCAAATGCCTTGAGGGTCGCCTCGAAATCTTCTTCCGTTTCGCCCACGAATCCGCAAATCACGTCGGTGGAAATTCCGTAGAACGGATCCTTGCTGCGCAGCTGCTCGATAATCGAGAGGTACTGCTCCATGTTGTGCTGGCGGCGCATCTTCTTGAGCATGGCGTCGGAGCCGCTCTGGATGGGGATGTGCGCGTAGTGGCAGACCTTCGGGTTGTTGAGCAATA contains the following coding sequences:
- a CDS encoding SPOR domain-containing protein encodes the protein MAKAQKAYVAGNWKEAAAAYEAACPKEPDSVRAECYLWNVLALSQIGAAKEFSKAGKRLDSLINKTNPQKAVYADLMMTKAQFQLYMGRNEKAAEALIHAIETSQPHQAVVLKKVCAVVQSKVKNATLDETCKRLDEPPPQVEPAQQPSAPAEKAVQSVPEPEANTAQEAKKSDEAPVQATAAATKPAAPAPAVQPAKTENSKDNQEYWILQLGAFGVRSNAELLVNNLKKQGIKGSIEERQGETKTLFLVQTGKFETKEKATDYGAQKLAPLNVEFRAILKKSSK
- a CDS encoding SPFH domain-containing protein, with product MQTSIIVTIAVCAVVFLAMIFVMSYIKAAPDEAIIVSGLRKLPKVIIGRAGLRIPFFERADHLSLQLIQIDVKTGSPVPTKDYINVSVDAVVTAKISDNPDRLKSSAQNFLNKKPEDIRAMIVDILEGNMREIVGRMQLVDLVGDRKQVSELVLENAIPDLEKLGIVVQTFNIQNFEDANGVIENLGVDKTSAIRKAAAISKANAERDISVAQSQAKKDANDAAVAAELEIAQKQNDLAVKKANLQKISDTEKAIADAAYEIQKQTQQKAINVAQAEAEVAKQEKEIEIRERMVAVTEKELQAQIEKKAEADRQAQIQRSEAELFQQQKDAEAARYKEEQRAKAIKQIADAEKEKAFAEAEATKAKAMAEAEATKAKGLAEAEAIKAQGLAEAEALNKKAEAMKLYGDAARQEMQLKTIEKYFEQMPSIAAAIAKPMEKIGNITMYGEGNTAKLTGDITKTLTQVTNGLTDSLGIDLRTVLGSMFGARLAGVAKSDTPQDSGKK
- a CDS encoding NAD(P)-dependent oxidoreductase yields the protein MKAVLIIAHHCILPGAYKGFEEILDKLHHDLPGTRVASTSLLDLENDLRTLLREDVESVTLLPYLLLNGQHSKNDVPRVVAKLQAEFPQIPITLLPCLGDWKEFADMVVRGLRTAQNDAAHCASHSSSHASHSALRTSNLLSVELNLDGRNVLVVGGGRIALRKVKTLLPTGARITVVAPQIDPELVSLASTNASLTLNTRSYDPQDLRGISLVFICTDKPAVNAQVSNDARARRILVNNACDYQDGDFIVPARMDFGENIAVTVSTQGRAPSLAKKLKQHIQETWREDLEKIEREFK
- the panD gene encoding aspartate 1-decarboxylase, which codes for MQLELLKSKIHRATVTDANLNYEGSITIARDLMDAANILPFEKVGVLDVNNGNRLDTYVIEGPAGSGVICLNGAAARLVQPGDLVIIVAYATMSEAEAKSWKPTVVHVNAKNEIV
- the rsfS gene encoding ribosome silencing factor; its protein translation is MTIKKQDLPESVTIGASILFELRAQNVQLIDLRGIKDVTDFFLVATCESEAQMQAILNELRKEFKANKLPSVGVEYKEGVRWAVFDAGLDLMVHLFEEEKRNEISLDRLYADGKIVELEENDFVKKTSKKKSSEDELV
- the argS gene encoding arginine--tRNA ligase, coding for MNSFEQEIAEALAATGSFEKEAALKLISVPPDTSHGNFTIPCFSLAKVMRKAPKMIAEDLAAQVKLPAGLSKVEAVNGYLNFFIDRGFLAKSTLEEIAAKGLEYGHAAPNGKVVCIDFSSPNIGKELAFHHLRSTMIGNSLSRIYKAAGYKVERINHLGDWGTAFGKLIVMYLRENRPTDDATLDSLTVKELNILYAAFSKASKEEPGLEDEARAAFTKLEQGDEFYRKLWIAFRAATLKELMRIYDMMGVGFDHYTGESFFEDKIPAILDELREKNLMVKSQDLDVVMLDEFDLNPCLIRKSDGSTLYATRDLAAACYRKKEYNFDKCLYVVDLGQALHFKQVFHVLKKMGREWYKDMYHIPFGVILQLVDGKWEKGKTRTGTASLLRDVIEAAQKKILEFIDEKNPELENKELIARQIGISALTFNDLKNSRLKDVRFDWDAVMSFEGDTGPYVQNAHVRLCSIMRKAGYTVSIADVDMAQLGDDAAYSLINLLAKKGKKILDAVAADEPSVLAQYALEIAEAAHKFIHEDRVLGSAEEKSRLFLVQATQIVLENVLDLLGLFPIRQM
- a CDS encoding LytR C-terminal domain-containing protein, coding for MYRKFAKAVHYTFLAGAVCAASLLQGCEDEKKAPTEQIVRSYKGDVEVLNSCGEPGAAAKMRSFLRKNGFDVVSFRNDVLQNYDETIVVLRNPEWEGAQALAKTLQTKNVLTVVSKRSYVDAAVYIGKDFKQIIEPEQGETNDD
- the cobA gene encoding uroporphyrinogen-III C-methyltransferase — translated: MSGAGKVYLIGAGPGDPGLLTLRGKAIIEKADVVVYDRLVSPAILGFCNPNAKMVDVGKMPTHHKVKQSEINKLLVQFAVEMPGATIARLKGGDPFVFGRGGEEALELVSAGIEFEVVPGITSAISVPAYAGIPVSHRGIATSFHIITGHERAESNGELSLDFEALAKCPGTLIFLMGIANMDFIARRLMECGKDPKTPLAFIEKGTTPYQRTVMATLETAGETIARENVTAPAITIMGGVVELGKTLAWKKNLPLSGKRLVVTRAAKQSSGITAKLTAFGAEVIETPMIETRTLECPMVVSHSERSAAESKDLDLRGLVPSMDSIGTKCLQSDRIQVVFEDLKNFDLLAFTSVNGVESFFKQLMAAGLDVRVLAGKKIACVGKITEKTLLERGIRCDYVPEVHTGAGLGKLLRSVVDANGVVLSERSESKDLLEESRILLLQGNLADDTLVEMLPQATRWVVYETLPVKELPEWKREAVASADAVVFASSSAVDNFVKALPGSDMAPESAAMPRFAFCIGPMTEATARKNGFETVSSDETTVDSLVKKIAEYYAR